The Raphanus sativus cultivar WK10039 chromosome 2, ASM80110v3, whole genome shotgun sequence genome includes a region encoding these proteins:
- the LOC108842764 gene encoding uncharacterized protein LOC108842764: MAKVVVYTLLTTIFIIGVLLFLTPCKHNEAQSVEALITRRLGRRVEMPVFDPLVTRIERLSHEKEASTVEAVVKEEKDDMFDEYFAPDRKLNTTMRIKFLFPLLDGSPRDGYVSLKELQTWMMQQTEDNMGYRTANELELQDKDKDGVITFEEYLPQFSKEDIEKNEKGHGGAGWWMEQFRNADFDHNGYLDIEEFNNFLHPEDSRNGDVQRWVLRERMTGMDTNGDGKLEYKEFVGNAYEMYKEFAKFETEEDENVPTAQLLFAELDRDKDRFLVADELRPILHYLQPGELSYAKYYSTFLCHEADEDKDGKLSLEEMLNHEDVFYKAVHHEDLDDDDYFDHDEL, translated from the exons ATGGCCAAGGTGGTGGTTTACACGTTACTGACCACCATCTTCATTATCGGCGTCCTCCTCTTCCTTACTCCTTGTAAACACAACGAGGCTCAATCCGTTGAGGCTCTCATAACACGCCGCCTCGGACGCCGGGTTGAAATGCCCGTGTTCGACCCTCTCGTGACCCGAATCGAGAGGTTGTCTCATGAGAAAGAAGCGAGCACCGTCGAGGCTGTTGTGAAGGAGGAAAAAGATGATATGTTTGATGAGTATTTTGCGCCAGACAGGAAGTTAAACACGACGATGAGGATCAAATTCTTGTTTCCCCTGCTTGACGGTTCACCTAGAGATGGGTATGTGAGCTTGAAAGAGCTTCAGACGTGGATGATGCAGCAGACAGAGGACAACATGGGTTACAGAACCGCCAACGAGCTTGAGTTGCAAGATAAAGACAAGGATGGTGTCATAACCTTCGAAGAGTATCTGCCTCAATTCTCTAAAGAAGACATTG AGAAAAATGAAAAGGGTCACGGTGGAGCTGGTTGGTGGATGGAGCAATTCAGGAATGCTGATTTTGATCATAATGGCTATCTCGACATCGAAGAGTTCAACAA TTTCTTGCACCCTGAAGACAGCAGAAACGGAGATGTTCAAAGATGGGTTCTACGAGAGCGAATGAC GGGTATGGACACGAACGGTGATGGGAAGCTAGAGTACAAAGAGTTTGTAGGGAACGCATACGAAATGTACAAAGAGTTTGCGAAGTTCGAGACGGAGGAAGATGAGAATGTGCCAACGGCTCAGCTTCTGTTCGCGGAACTTGACAGAGACAAAGACAGGTTCCTCGTGGCCGATGAGCTTCGTCCCATTTTACATTATCTTCAACCTGGTGAGCTGAGTTATGCCAAGTACTACTCTACTTTCCTTTGCCACGAG GCGGATGAAGATAAAGATGGTAAACTATCACTAGAGGAGATGTTGAACCACGAAGATGTGTTTTACAAGGCAGTTCATCACGAGGACTTGGACGATGACGACTACTTTGATCATGATGAactctaa
- the LOC130508139 gene encoding acyl-CoA-binding domain-containing protein 2-like has translation MGDWGQLAQSVILGLIFSYLLAKLISIVVTFKEDNLSLTRHHDPEPESNLKPEVDSRGRIVEPSTGEADSLIAEQGSSRGDSVAGGDSEEEEEEDDDDDWEGVESTELDEAFSAATLFVTTAAADRLSQKVPSEVQQQLYGLYKIATEGPCTAPQPSALKITARAKWQAWQKLGAMPPEEAMEKYIEIVTQLYPTWLDGGVKAGSRSKDEAVSNSGGTMGPVFSSLVYEGESENELKIDAIHEFAREGEVENLLKSIESGIPVNAKDSEGRTPLHWAIDRGHLQIAKLLVDKNADVNAKDNEGQTPLHYAVVCDRETIAEFLVKQKANTASKDDEGNSPLDLCETDWPWLRDSAKQTD, from the exons atgggtGATTGGGGTCAGCTAGCTCAGTCTGTGATCTTAGGTTTGATCTTCTCTTACCTattagccaaactcatctcgaTCGTCGTCACGTTTAAAGAAGACAACCTCTCCCTCACTCGCCACCACGATCCCGAACCGGAATCGAATCTTAAACCGGAGGTTGACTCGCGCGGCCGCATCGTCGAACCGTCTACAGGCGAGGCCGACTCGCTCATCGCGGAGCAGGGTAGCTCCAGAGGCGATAGCGTCGCTGGTGGTGACagcgaggaggaagaagaagaagacgatgatgatgattgggAAGGCGTCGAGAGCACGGAACTCGACGAGGCTTTCAGCGCGGCTACTCTGTTCGTGACTACCGCCGCCGCGGATCGGCTGTCGCAGAAGGTGCCTAGCGAGGTTCAGCAGCAGCTGTATGGATTGTATAAGATCGCTACGGAAGGGCCTTGTACTGCTCCTCAGCCTTCTGCTCTCAAAATCACTGCTCGTGCCAAGTG GCAAGCATGGCAGAAACTGGGTGCTATGCCTCCTGAGGAAGCGATGGAGAAGTATATTGAGATTGTCACTCAGCTATACCCAACTTGGTTAGACGGTGGCGTG AAAGCGGGGAGTCGAAGTAAGGATGAGGCGGTCTCTAACTCAGGAGGAACCATGGGGCCAGTTTTTAGCTCATTGGTTTATGAAGGAGAATCCGAAAATGAGTT GAAAATTGATGCCATCCACGAATTTGCTAGAGAAGGAGAAGTCGAGAATTTGCTTAAAAGCATTGAAAGCGGCATTCCTGTAAATGCAAAAG ACAGTGAAGGTCGCACACCATTGCACTGGGCTATAGACCGTGGTCACCTCCAAATTGCTAAGCTTCTGGTCGATAAGAACGCTGATGTGAATGCTAAG GACAACGAAGGCCAAACCCCTTTGCATTACGCTGTTGTCTGCGACAGAGAAACCATCGCCGAGTTTCTGGTGAAGCAGAAAGCTAACACAGCCTCTAAAGATGATGAAGGTAACTCACCACTCGATCTCTGTGAAACAGACTGGCCCTGGCTCCGAGACTCTGCCAAGCAGACAGACTAA
- the LOC108842761 gene encoding dehydrogenase/reductase SDR family member FEY has product MSEETASSASPAKKKESLGWMEWMRGWSSVFGEILFQRITASHLQNPLPLPPVNDLTCIVTGSTSGIGRETARQLAEAGAHVLMAVRNTKAAQELIQQWQNEWSGRGLPLNIEAMELDLLSLASVAKFADTWNARLGPLHVLINNAGIFAMGEAQKFSEDGYEQHMQVNHLAPSLLSVLLLPSLIRGSPSRVINVNSVMHSVGFVDPDDMNVVSGSRKYSSLVGYSSSKLAQIMFSSILFKKLPLETGVSVICLSPGVVLTNVARDLSRILQFLYALIPYFIFSPQEGCRSTLFSATDPQIPEYWETLKNDDWPVCPFISQDCRPANPSEESHNTGTAQRVWEKTLELVGLPLDAVEKLIEGEHVKCRYGAQEE; this is encoded by the exons atgagtgaGGAAACGGCGTCGTCCGCTTCTCCggcgaagaagaaggagagttTGGGGTGGATGGAGTGGATGAGAGGATGGAGCAGCGTTTTCGGGGAGATTCTCTTCCAGAGGATCACTGCCTCTCATTTGCAGAACCCTCTCCCTCTTCCTCCCGTCAACGACCTCACTTGCATCGTCACTGGATCCACCAGCGGCATTGGCCGCGAGACCGCTAG GCAGCTTGCGGAGGCTGGTGCTCATGTTTTGATGGCTGTGAGGAACACAAAGGCAGCTCAGGAGCTGATTCAGCAATGGCAGAACGAGTGGTCTGGTAGAGGTCTCCCACTTAACATCGAg gCAATGGAACTTGATCTTCTTTCACTGGCTTCTGTCGCGAAATTTGCCGATACTTGGAACGCTCGTTTAGGACCGCTCCATGTTCTGATCAACAATGCCGGCATTTTTGCTATGGGAG AGGCGCAAAAGTTCTCAGAGGATGGATACGAGCAGCACATGCAAGTAAATCATTTAGCTCCATCGCTTCTTTCAGTGCTCCTTCTGCCCTCACTAATCCGAGGTTCTCCTAGCCGAGTCATTAATGTGAATTCCGTG ATGCATAGTGTTGGGTTTGTTGACCCGGACGACATGAATGTTGTTTCTGGTAGCCGTAAGTATTCAAGCCTTGTAGGATACTCGAGCAGCAAGCTTGCCCAG ATTATGTTTAGTAGCATTCTTTTCAAAAAGCTGCCTCTGGAAACAGGAGTTAGCGTCATATGTCTATCCCCTGGTGTTGTCCTAACAAATGTG GCCAGGGATCTATCCAGGATTCTTCAGTTTCTGTACGCCTTGATaccttatttcatattttcacCCCAAGAAGGTTGTAGAAGTACTCTCTTCTCGGCCACAGACCCTCAGATTCCAGAGTACTGGGAAACACTAAAGAACGATGATTGGCCTGTTTGTCCATTCATCTCTCAAGATTGCCGCCCGGCAAATCCTTCAGAAGAATCACACAACACAGGAACTGCACAGAGAGTGTGGGAAAAGACACTAGAGCTGGTGGGTCTTCCTCTCGATGCAGTTGAGAAGCTCATAGAAGGGGAACATGTCAAATGCCGTTATGGAGCTCAAGAAGAGTag